A window of the Oryza brachyantha chromosome 5, ObraRS2, whole genome shotgun sequence genome harbors these coding sequences:
- the LOC102717710 gene encoding ran-binding protein 1 homolog c yields the protein MADKEPAVVDRREDEEAEAEGASAAAGGEEEDTGAQVAPIVRLEEVAVTTGEEDEDVLLDMKAKLYRFDKDGNQWKERGTGTVKLLKHKENGKVRLVMRQAKTLKICANHLVISSTKMQEHAGSDKSCVWHAVDFADGELKEEMFAIRFGSVENCKKFKDLVEEIAESQSKTEDKESEEDSSAAGLLEKLSVSENKSEEAATKEESADAAKETDSKPAATSSE from the exons ATGGCCGACAAGGAGCCCGCCGTCGTGGACCGccgcgaggacgaggaggcggaggcggagggcgcctccgccgcggcgggcggcgaggaggaggacaccGGCGCCCAGGTCGCCCCCATCGTGCGGCTCGAGGAGgtcgccgtcaccaccggcgaggaggatgaggaCGTGCTCCTCGACAT GAAGGCGAAGCTGTACAGGTTCGACAAGGACGGGAACCAGTGGAAGGAGCGGGGCACGGGCACCGTCAAGCTCCTCAAGCACAAGGAGAACGGCAAGGTCCGCCTCGTCATGCGCCAGGCCAAGACCCTCAAGATCTGCGCAAACCATCTAG TGATCTCGAGCACGAAGATGCAGGAGCACGCGGGCAGCGACAAGTCGTGCGTCTGGCACGCGGTCGACTTCGCTGACGGCGAGCTGAAGGAGGAGATGTTTGCAATCCGGTTTGGCTCCGTGGAAA ACTGCAAGAAGTTTAAGGACTTGGTCGAGGAGATTGCAGAATCACAATCAAAGACGGAAGACAAGGAAAGTGAAGAAGATTCATCTGCTGCTGGCCTGTTGGAGAAACTCAGCGTAAGTGAAAACAAATCCGAGGAAGCTGCGACAAAGGAGGAATCAGCCGATGCTGCCAAGGAAACAGATAGCAAACCGGCTGCCACCTCATCTGAGTAG